A genomic window from Pagrus major chromosome 23, Pma_NU_1.0 includes:
- the pvalb6 gene encoding parvalbumin 6, translating into MAMSSILNADNIKKALDAFAAADSFEYNKFFDMVGLKAKSSDDVKKVFKVLDADNSGFIEEEELKFVLKGFAKDGRDLTDKETKAFLQAADKDGDGKIGVDEFVSLVKE; encoded by the exons ATGGCAATGAGCAGCATCCTCAACGCTGATAACATCAAGAAAGCTCTAGATGCATTTGCAG ctgcagactcCTTTGAGTATAACAAGTTTTTCGACATGGTGGGTCTGAAGGCCAAGTCTTCTGACGACGTGAAGAAGGTTTTCAAGGTGCTGGACGCCGACAACAGCGGCTtcatagaggaggaggagctcaa ATTCGTCCTGAAGGGATTCGCCAAAGATGGCCGGGACCTGACGGACAAAGAAACCAAAGCATTTTTACAAGCAGCCGACAAGGATGGAGACGGCAAGATTGGAGTCGATG AGTTTGTTTCCCTGGTGAAAGAATAA